A genomic segment from Acuticoccus sediminis encodes:
- the nirB gene encoding nitrite reductase large subunit NirB, producing MAKTRLVIVGNGMAPGRMLEHLFEAAPEAFDVTIFNAEPRVNYDRIMLSPVLSGEKTYDSIVIHGDDWYARHGVTLHKGQRVTGIDRVARTVTSDAGVSAAYDTLVIATGSDPFIIPVPGRDLPGVRAYRDLDDVEAMLAAADRGGRAVVIGGGLLGLEAAAGLRARGMDVTVLHLTPTLMDRQLDPAAGYLLEKALTARGIEIRCGADTKAILGDTRVTGVELKDGTVIDASLVVMAVGIRPNTLLARAAGLEVNRGIVVDDGMVTSDPAILSLGECAEVGGRVYGLVAPLYDMARVAADRLTGGDAAFRHSEVPTKLKVTGCDLYSVGDFADGPDREEIVLRDAARGAYRRVVLKDNRIIGAVLYGDTADGAWFNDLLKKGVDVSGMRETLIFGQAFQGGGQMDPVAAVAALPDDTEICGCNGVCKGRVVAAITEKGLTSLDDVRAHTKASASCGSCTGLVENLMSATLGDAFNANAVKSMCGCTPLGHGEVRRLIKAKGLKSIPAVMQELEWSTSGGCAKCRPALNYYLVADWPGEYEDDGQSRFINERVHANIQKDGTYSVVPRMWGGLTSAQELRAIADVVEKFDIPTVKVTGGQRIDMLGVKKEDLPAVWADLGQAGFVSGHAYAKGLRTVKTCVGSQWCRFGTQDSTGLGVKLERFLWGSWTPAKVKLAVSGCPRNCAEATCKDVGIVCVDSGYEIHYAGAAGLDIKGTEVLGLVKTEEEAIEVTAALIQMYREQGYYLERIYKWARRVGYQVVREQILEDAGKRREYYDRFVLSQTFAQSDPWSERVSGKDKHEFKPLAALQPELV from the coding sequence ATGGCGAAGACCAGGCTTGTCATCGTTGGTAACGGTATGGCCCCCGGCCGGATGCTGGAGCACCTCTTCGAGGCGGCGCCCGAGGCCTTCGACGTCACCATTTTCAATGCGGAGCCGCGGGTCAACTACGACCGCATCATGCTCTCTCCGGTCCTGTCGGGCGAGAAGACATACGACAGCATCGTCATCCACGGCGACGACTGGTACGCCCGCCACGGCGTGACCCTCCACAAGGGCCAGCGCGTGACCGGGATCGACCGCGTCGCGCGGACCGTGACCTCCGACGCGGGGGTGTCCGCCGCCTACGACACCCTCGTCATCGCCACCGGGTCCGACCCCTTCATCATCCCGGTCCCGGGCCGCGACCTGCCGGGCGTGCGGGCCTACCGCGACCTCGACGACGTGGAGGCGATGCTCGCCGCCGCCGACAGGGGCGGCCGCGCCGTGGTCATCGGCGGCGGCCTCCTCGGCCTCGAGGCGGCGGCGGGGCTGAGAGCGCGCGGCATGGACGTCACCGTGCTGCACCTGACGCCGACGCTGATGGACCGCCAGCTCGACCCGGCCGCCGGCTACCTCCTCGAAAAGGCGCTCACTGCGCGTGGCATCGAGATCCGCTGCGGCGCCGACACGAAGGCGATCCTCGGCGACACACGGGTGACGGGCGTCGAGCTGAAGGACGGCACCGTCATCGACGCCTCGCTGGTGGTGATGGCGGTCGGCATCCGCCCGAACACGCTCCTCGCCAGGGCCGCCGGGCTCGAGGTGAACCGCGGCATCGTGGTCGACGACGGCATGGTGACCTCCGACCCCGCGATCCTCTCGCTGGGCGAGTGCGCGGAGGTGGGCGGGCGCGTCTACGGCCTCGTCGCGCCGCTCTACGACATGGCGCGGGTCGCGGCCGACCGGCTGACTGGCGGCGACGCGGCGTTCAGGCATTCCGAGGTTCCCACCAAGCTGAAGGTCACGGGCTGCGACCTCTATTCGGTGGGCGACTTCGCCGACGGGCCGGACCGCGAGGAGATCGTCCTGCGCGACGCGGCCCGCGGCGCCTACAGGCGCGTCGTCCTGAAGGACAACCGGATCATCGGCGCCGTGCTCTACGGCGACACCGCCGACGGCGCCTGGTTCAACGACCTCCTGAAGAAGGGCGTCGACGTCTCCGGGATGCGCGAGACGCTGATCTTCGGTCAGGCCTTCCAGGGCGGCGGGCAGATGGATCCGGTCGCCGCCGTCGCGGCCCTGCCGGACGACACGGAAATCTGCGGCTGCAACGGTGTCTGCAAGGGCAGGGTCGTCGCCGCCATCACGGAAAAGGGGCTCACCAGCCTCGACGACGTGCGCGCTCATACGAAGGCCTCGGCTTCCTGCGGGTCCTGCACCGGCCTCGTCGAGAACCTGATGTCCGCCACCCTCGGCGACGCCTTCAACGCGAACGCGGTGAAGTCGATGTGCGGCTGCACGCCGCTCGGCCATGGCGAGGTGCGCCGCCTCATCAAGGCGAAGGGCCTGAAGTCGATCCCGGCGGTGATGCAGGAGCTGGAGTGGTCGACCTCGGGCGGCTGCGCCAAGTGCCGTCCCGCGCTGAACTACTACCTCGTCGCCGACTGGCCGGGCGAGTACGAGGACGACGGCCAGTCGCGCTTTATCAACGAGCGCGTTCACGCCAACATCCAGAAGGACGGCACCTATTCCGTGGTGCCGCGGATGTGGGGCGGGCTCACCTCGGCGCAGGAGCTGCGCGCCATCGCCGACGTGGTGGAGAAGTTCGACATTCCGACCGTGAAGGTCACCGGTGGCCAGCGCATCGACATGCTGGGCGTGAAGAAGGAGGACCTGCCGGCGGTCTGGGCCGACCTCGGCCAGGCGGGGTTCGTGTCCGGCCACGCCTATGCGAAGGGCCTGCGCACGGTGAAGACCTGCGTGGGTTCGCAATGGTGCCGCTTCGGCACGCAGGATTCCACCGGGCTCGGCGTGAAGCTCGAGCGGTTCCTGTGGGGGTCCTGGACGCCGGCGAAGGTGAAGCTCGCCGTGTCGGGCTGCCCGCGCAACTGCGCCGAGGCGACCTGCAAGGACGTCGGTATCGTGTGCGTCGACAGCGGCTACGAGATCCACTACGCCGGCGCCGCCGGCCTCGACATCAAGGGCACCGAGGTCCTCGGCCTCGTGAAGACGGAGGAGGAGGCCATCGAGGTGACGGCCGCGCTGATCCAGATGTACCGCGAGCAGGGCTACTACCTCGAGCGTATCTACAAGTGGGCCCGGCGCGTCGGCTACCAGGTGGTGCGCGAGCAGATCCTCGAGGACGCCGGG